The sequence AAGCCGTCTTATCGGCGTGCAAAAAAGTAGGAGTGTAATTTCAAAAATGTACGCTGAATTTTGCCTAAAATATCCCCCACTGGCTTTCGCCACCGCCCCTTGGGGCGGTTCAAACCCTCTGGGCTTATTAGCTCCGTCGGTAAGTAAGCCATGGCACATTCAGCCCTAACGCTAGTCAAGGGTGCGGAGCACCGACTCCGTCGGCTTCGCCCTTGACTGCGTGGGCTATGTGCCTTTTATGGCTTACCGACGGAGCTAATAAGCCCAGAGGGTTTGAACCGCCCCTGTGGGGCGGTGGCGAAAGCCAGTGGGGGAACCCCGTAGGGCGCCTATAGACCTTTTGCAAAGCGCTATAGGCGAATTTGCGAAAGGTTGTATTGCGCTCTCAATCGCCGAGGGCTTAAAAACGGCCAAAAAGCAGGTGTACATTTTTGGCAAGCGCACTACTGAAAAAATGCACGGTCAGAAAACCGCATTAGGACTTGCTTAGTCATACTTTCATGCACATACACATAATAGGCTAAGTACTCTACTGAGTACTTAGCAAATATCAGTATGTACAAGTAGGGCGATCCGTTTTTGCATTTTTGTAGCCACGACTTTTTTCTAAAAGCCATTTTGTAGCCACTGGAAAAAATCAGGCTGTGGGCTTTGCCCGCAGCAATTTCGGCGGACGCGTAGCCGTCCTATTCCTGCCTCAATTGGATTTTGGTTTCCCCGGGATAAATGCCAGGACGAAAAAAGCCCTAGAATGCGTTTTTGTGCTTTAGGGTACTTTTTCTTGCACAAACACATTAAAGGGCTTCTGAGGGCTGTTTTTTTGCGTTTTAAGGGTATTTAAGGGGTTAGTCCTTAACTTCTATCGTTGTAATGCGTTTGTCTTGGATTTTGGAGCGTTCTTCTTGCTCCGAAGCAGTCAACACTATATTGGCTGGAAACTCGCAGTATTCCCTATTGTTCCCCCAAGAATTCCATACAAGGTCTTTATTGGCAACATAGACATTACTGGAGCCTGTTTTGTAGACATATAAAAATCCATGTTCTTTGAGATACTTAATTGACCTTGCAACAGTTGCCTGCCCCATATCCAAAGCGTCTTGAAAGACCTTGTAAGAACATACTACAGCGTTATATTTATCCATGTGGTCAAATATAAAAAACAGCACTTGTAGAGCCTTTGGGTTTTCTTTTAGACAGCTTCTGAGATATTCTGAATTATCTTTGTTTACTTGATAAAACCTTGTGAAAGGGCTTTTCTTTTGTCGTTTTAATTCTTCCAGCTCTTCTTGTTCTTTGGCAATTAAATCTATTGCTCGCTGTTTAAAAGACACATCATTCAAATTCTTTGGTTCTGATACGACTACTGGCATTGAAATATCCCCCTTGTTATTTATCATACTGTGATAAATACATTTATCATTCATGATAAAACTTTTATCACAAATGATAATAGAATACAAGGGGTTTTATCATAGCTGGTGATAAAACTAGTTATCACAGCTGGTGATAAAACCTAAAATCGCGTAAAGCCTTGAAAACACT is a genomic window of Leptospira kirschneri serovar Cynopteri str. 3522 CT containing:
- a CDS encoding replication/maintenance protein RepL, producing MPVVVSEPKNLNDVSFKQRAIDLIAKEQEELEELKRQKKSPFTRFYQVNKDNSEYLRSCLKENPKALQVLFFIFDHMDKYNAVVCSYKVFQDALDMGQATVARSIKYLKEHGFLYVYKTGSSNVYVANKDLVWNSWGNNREYCEFPANIVLTASEQEERSKIQDKRITTIEVKD